In Tachysurus fulvidraco isolate hzauxx_2018 chromosome 25, HZAU_PFXX_2.0, whole genome shotgun sequence, the following proteins share a genomic window:
- the LOC125138344 gene encoding free fatty acid receptor 2-like, translating to MPWTKERSYSVLVVDSITLITGLPANLLALYTFIRKVKQRATPLDVLLLSLNISDLLFLLFLPLRIKEAANMKWTVSFFLCPLSGFIYFSTIHNSTLLLTAISVERYLGVAYPVKYKLKRNPRYAVIASIMFWVVSMANCSIVYIVEYHKDNNDTAMELSNRTSCYKEFTSEQLDLLLPVRFELFIVLFCIPFLICCFCYIRFIIILSHLPNINPHKRSRAISLALATLLVFIICFVPFNVSHVVGFITWKSPPWRVYTVLPSSFNACLDPFVFYFSSTAIRGTFNHIMRQFLNWLQRSVCQKFCLQLSRNNGYEERTQSSNDTSR from the coding sequence ATGCCGTGGACAAAAGAGCGTAGTTATTCTGTCCTGGTTGTTGATAGCATCACTCTAATCACCGGTCTTCCTGCCAACCTGCTGGCTCTCTACACCTTTATCCGAAAGGTGAAACAGCGTGCTACACCTCTAGATGTGCTCTTGCTCAGCCTTAATATTTCTGACCTTCTCTTCCTCTTGTTCCTTCCATTGCGCATTAAAGAGGCAGCTAACATGAAATGGACCGTGAGCTTTTTCCTTTGTCCGCTTTCAGGATTCATCTACTTCAGCACCATCCACAACAGCACCTTGCTCTTAACAGCAATCAGTGTGGAGCGCTATCTGGGAGTGGCCTACCCTGTCAAATACAAACTCAAGAGAAATCCTCGGTATGCTGTGATTGCCAGCATCATGTTCTGGGTGGTTTCCATGGCCAATTGTAGTATTGTGTACATTGTGGAGTACCATAAAGACAACAATGACACTGCCATGGAGCTGTCCAACAGGACTTCCTGTTACAAAGAGTTTACCAGTGAGCAGCTGGACCTTCTTTTACCTGTCCGTTTTGAGTTGTTCATTGTCCTGTTCTGCATTCCTTTTCTCATCTGTTGCTTCTGCTACATCAGATTCATCATTATCCTCTCTCATTTACCTAATATCAATCCCCATAAACGCTCCAGGGCCATTAGCCTTGCTTTAGCCACCCTTCTAGTTTTCATCATCTGCTTTGTACCATTCAATGTGTCCCATGTGGTGGGTTTTATTACATGGAAAAGTCCTCCATGGAGAGTCTATACAGTACTACCCAGCTCCTTCAATGCCTGCTTGGACCcctttgtcttttatttctccTCAACAGCAATTAGAGGAACTTTCAACCACATAATGCGACAGTTCCTCAACTGGCTACAGCGTTCTGTGTGTCAGAAGTTCTGTCTGCAGCTTAGCCGCAATAATGGTTATGAGGAGAGAACACAGAGTTCCAATGATACTTCTCGCTAG